From the genome of Tindallia californiensis, one region includes:
- the argS gene encoding arginine--tRNA ligase yields MNPFKQMIAENIAESLEHQSAQEIMQWIEKPPNSDLGDYAFPCFKLSKALRKAPQSIALEISEAIKKDDVFLKTEAIGGYLNFYFNRKKLAEKVLSEVINRKEKFASSNEGAGKTICIDFSAPNIAKPFHVGHLRSTVIGSSLYKIYSHMGYECVGINHLGDWGTQFGKVIVAYKNWGNQERIEKEPIQGLLDLYVKFHDESEKTPELEDEAREWFVKMEKGDKEALSLWKWFSEETIKELKKIYSLLGVRFDHYTGESFYNDKMKPILDELHQKNLLEDSQGAVLVNLESYNMPPCLVQKKDGSTLYATRDITAAIYRKNTFDFTKCLYLTDYSQNLHFAQWFKVIELMGYEWAADLEHVPFGRVTHEGKRIQSRKGTVVLLEEVIEGAIERVFNIIEEKNPELPNKKEVAVDVGVGAVIFNDLSHNRIKDISFSWDTAFSFDGETGPYVQYTHARAVSVLRKAGIDLEEKTFQIEGSYLEDEVSNQVIRQLETFEDAIRDAMNKNEPSILTRHVVDLAQSFNRFYHDHPILVDDAKVKETRLALVVSVKEVLHLGLSLLGIKAPDRM; encoded by the coding sequence ATGAACCCCTTTAAACAAATGATTGCTGAAAACATAGCAGAGAGTCTAGAACACCAATCTGCTCAAGAGATTATGCAATGGATAGAAAAACCACCGAACAGTGACTTGGGCGATTATGCGTTTCCTTGCTTTAAATTGTCTAAAGCATTGAGGAAAGCACCTCAAAGTATTGCATTGGAAATATCTGAAGCAATAAAAAAAGATGATGTGTTTTTAAAAACAGAAGCCATCGGTGGGTACCTGAATTTCTATTTCAATAGAAAAAAACTGGCAGAAAAAGTGCTGAGTGAAGTGATAAATCGAAAAGAAAAATTTGCATCCAGTAATGAAGGCGCAGGTAAAACGATTTGTATCGATTTCTCCGCACCAAATATTGCAAAACCCTTTCATGTTGGTCATTTGCGGTCAACGGTTATTGGAAGTTCTTTATATAAAATATATAGCCATATGGGTTATGAATGCGTTGGAATCAACCATCTTGGGGATTGGGGAACTCAATTTGGAAAAGTAATTGTGGCTTATAAGAATTGGGGAAATCAGGAAAGAATAGAAAAAGAGCCAATCCAAGGACTTCTGGATCTTTATGTAAAGTTTCATGATGAATCCGAAAAGACTCCGGAACTGGAAGATGAGGCGAGAGAATGGTTTGTGAAAATGGAAAAAGGCGATAAGGAAGCACTGTCTTTATGGAAGTGGTTCAGTGAAGAAACGATTAAAGAGTTGAAAAAAATATACAGTTTACTGGGCGTTCGTTTTGATCATTATACTGGTGAAAGTTTCTATAACGACAAAATGAAACCTATTTTGGATGAACTTCATCAAAAAAATCTCTTAGAAGACAGTCAAGGTGCTGTTTTAGTAAACCTGGAATCTTACAATATGCCTCCTTGCTTAGTGCAAAAGAAAGATGGTAGCACCCTTTATGCAACTCGTGATATAACAGCAGCAATTTACCGGAAAAACACCTTTGATTTTACAAAATGCTTGTATCTAACGGATTACTCTCAAAATCTTCATTTTGCACAATGGTTTAAGGTAATAGAATTAATGGGTTATGAGTGGGCGGCTGATTTAGAACATGTTCCGTTTGGGAGAGTAACTCATGAAGGAAAAAGAATTCAAAGTAGAAAAGGTACAGTGGTATTACTGGAAGAAGTTATAGAGGGTGCGATAGAGAGAGTTTTTAATATTATTGAGGAAAAGAACCCGGAATTGCCTAATAAAAAAGAAGTGGCGGTTGATGTAGGAGTTGGGGCAGTTATCTTTAATGATTTGAGTCATAATCGAATTAAAGATATTTCTTTTTCATGGGATACAGCTTTTAGTTTTGATGGAGAGACAGGTCCTTATGTTCAGTATACACATGCACGAGCTGTAAGCGTATTAAGAAAAGCAGGCATAGATTTGGAAGAAAAAACATTTCAAATAGAGGGCTCTTATTTGGAAGATGAAGTTTCTAATCAGGTAATAAGACAACTGGAAACCTTTGAAGACGCTATTAGGGATGCCATGAACAAAAATGAACCTTCAATCTTAACACGACATGTTGTGGATTTAGCTCAGAGTTTTAATCGATTTTATCATGACCATCCCATTCTAGTAGATGATGCCAAGGTAAAAGAGACTCGGTTAGCACTGGTTGTTTCTGTTAAAGAAGTTCTTCACCTGGGATTGAGTTTATTAGGAATTAAAGCGCCGGATCGTATGTAA
- a CDS encoding GerMN domain-containing protein codes for MLNYSRLQKALCFLIIISVVFFIGCRNNDTETEETEQETSQSEAQNEQESEMKQESEESDEGKNNDRIQYVLYLKHQDQPFVFSDSHQIASNDERLQNKSLSLFVLEELLSQEGIGELINPIPKETKILSVENDGRTAVVNLSEDFVQNISGTHEDIEATIAVIVNSLITLPENDRVRLLIDGNQVDQIQGLPIQEEYEFITSYYPDK; via the coding sequence ATGTTAAATTATTCCAGATTGCAAAAAGCACTGTGTTTTCTTATAATAATTTCTGTTGTTTTCTTTATAGGATGTAGAAATAACGATACTGAGACAGAAGAAACAGAACAAGAAACATCTCAATCAGAAGCACAAAATGAACAAGAATCTGAAATGAAACAAGAATCTGAAGAATCTGACGAAGGTAAGAATAATGATCGAATACAGTATGTGTTATACTTAAAACATCAAGATCAGCCCTTTGTATTTTCAGATTCCCATCAAATAGCTTCTAACGACGAACGACTTCAAAATAAAAGTTTATCTCTGTTCGTCCTTGAGGAACTATTAAGCCAAGAAGGGATCGGAGAACTTATCAATCCGATTCCTAAAGAAACAAAAATTTTATCCGTGGAAAATGATGGTAGAACGGCTGTTGTGAATTTATCTGAAGATTTTGTCCAGAATATATCCGGTACTCATGAAGATATCGAGGCTACTATCGCTGTAATTGTTAATAGTTTAATAACATTGCCAGAAAATGACCGAGTCCGACTACTAATTGACGGTAATCAAGTTGATCAGATTCAAGGATTGCCAATTCAAGAAGAATATGAGTTTATTACGAGCTATTATCCAGATAAATAA
- a CDS encoding endonuclease MutS2, which yields MNSKSIKLLEFTKIKKRLAELCLSGLGSELAEGLKPKTNFYDIQELQKETAEAETIRLQKGSMPLSELKDILGLLKKAELGSVLDLNQLLIIKKQLTTVRKCKAFMNAYGNKDHIPIFMSNVQLLEVDKELEERLESCIVSETELSDHASPALRQIRRKIQQKNEGIRSKLNSFIQSSKNQKYLQEAIITIRQERFVVPVKQEYKSMVPGMVHDQSSSGATLFIEPMPIVEMNNALKELKISEGIEVDRILLELTGEVASIADMLRQNQATMKKMDFMMAKGEMAVQMKAIEPVLVKERQIHFKNARHPLLKDQEVVPITIKLGDPQHALVITGPNTGGKTVTLKTVGLFVLMTQSGLHIPADVGSRMGTFDEVFADIGDEQSIEQSLSTFSSHMKNIVEILRNVTGNSLVLLDELGAGTDPTEGAALAMSILTYLINKRSLVLATTHYSELKQYALMNDETENASVEFDIKTLSPTYRLLIGIPGKSNAFEISSKLGLDQHVIEQAKTFLTKDSIDFEDILRSIEENKILAEAESEKAIQLRRQLLERERIISERENKIQIQQDELIAKAKREAYQLVEDAKKEADRLIEEIRKIREQSTVVTGNKSAERVRSRLREKLSELEVDGSYHLLGESVDVEESNKPVKEGDEVKIPSLNQTGSVISIDHDKKEALVQIGVMKMSLPIKKLVKTYREQQKSKKGLQRIIQHKTEHTTKECDLRGKDLEEAMYIVDKYLDDSFLSGHEEITIIHGVGTGVLKQGIQKKLKKHRLVKGYRDGIYGEGGAGVTIVKLNRS from the coding sequence ATGAACTCCAAATCCATAAAATTACTTGAATTTACTAAAATTAAAAAAAGATTGGCTGAGTTATGCCTATCAGGTTTAGGCTCGGAGTTAGCGGAAGGATTAAAGCCCAAAACAAACTTTTACGATATTCAAGAACTACAAAAAGAAACGGCGGAAGCTGAAACTATTCGATTGCAAAAAGGTAGCATGCCTTTATCTGAGTTAAAAGATATATTAGGGTTACTAAAAAAGGCGGAATTAGGTTCGGTATTGGATTTAAATCAATTGCTTATAATAAAAAAACAACTTACAACGGTGAGAAAATGCAAGGCATTTATGAATGCTTATGGAAATAAAGATCATATACCAATTTTCATGTCAAATGTACAGTTGTTAGAAGTGGACAAAGAATTAGAAGAACGACTTGAAAGCTGTATTGTTAGCGAAACGGAATTGTCAGATCATGCCAGCCCTGCGCTAAGGCAAATCAGAAGAAAAATACAACAGAAAAATGAAGGGATTCGTTCAAAATTAAACAGTTTTATTCAGTCCAGTAAAAACCAAAAATATCTACAAGAAGCAATTATTACCATTAGGCAGGAAAGGTTTGTGGTACCGGTAAAACAAGAGTATAAATCCATGGTTCCGGGAATGGTTCATGATCAATCCTCTTCAGGTGCTACATTATTTATTGAACCCATGCCTATTGTAGAAATGAATAATGCGTTAAAGGAACTTAAAATAAGTGAAGGGATTGAAGTAGACAGAATACTACTAGAGCTAACGGGTGAGGTTGCTTCGATAGCCGATATGTTAAGACAAAATCAAGCAACAATGAAAAAGATGGACTTTATGATGGCTAAGGGAGAAATGGCTGTTCAGATGAAAGCCATAGAACCGGTTTTGGTGAAAGAGAGACAAATACACTTTAAAAATGCCAGGCACCCTTTGCTAAAAGATCAAGAAGTAGTTCCTATTACAATAAAACTAGGTGATCCACAGCATGCACTTGTTATCACCGGACCAAATACAGGTGGAAAAACGGTTACTTTAAAAACAGTAGGATTATTCGTTTTAATGACACAAAGTGGGTTACATATTCCGGCAGATGTAGGTAGTCGGATGGGCACTTTTGATGAAGTTTTTGCAGATATAGGTGATGAACAAAGCATTGAGCAAAGTTTAAGTACTTTTTCCTCGCATATGAAAAACATCGTAGAAATACTAAGAAATGTTACTGGGAATTCTTTAGTATTATTAGATGAATTAGGAGCGGGCACGGATCCAACGGAGGGTGCTGCGTTAGCGATGTCTATTCTTACCTATTTAATCAACAAGCGTTCACTTGTTCTGGCTACGACACATTACAGTGAGCTGAAACAATATGCTTTAATGAACGATGAGACAGAAAATGCTTCTGTAGAATTCGATATTAAAACACTGAGTCCTACATATCGATTACTCATTGGAATACCAGGAAAGTCGAATGCATTTGAAATATCATCAAAATTAGGTTTGGATCAACATGTTATTGAACAAGCAAAAACATTTTTAACAAAGGATAGTATTGATTTTGAAGATATATTAAGGTCAATCGAAGAAAATAAAATCTTGGCCGAAGCTGAATCGGAAAAAGCAATACAATTAAGACGGCAACTTTTAGAACGTGAGAGAATTATTTCTGAGCGTGAGAATAAAATACAAATACAACAGGACGAATTGATTGCAAAAGCAAAGAGAGAAGCGTATCAGTTGGTGGAAGATGCTAAGAAAGAAGCGGACAGGTTGATTGAAGAAATAAGAAAAATAAGAGAACAATCGACTGTGGTAACTGGAAATAAATCGGCAGAGAGAGTGAGAAGTCGACTGAGAGAGAAGTTGTCAGAATTGGAGGTAGATGGTTCCTATCACCTGCTGGGCGAATCTGTTGATGTGGAAGAATCAAATAAACCGGTAAAAGAAGGGGATGAAGTAAAGATTCCTTCACTAAATCAAACAGGATCGGTAATCTCTATTGATCATGACAAAAAAGAAGCTTTAGTGCAAATCGGTGTGATGAAGATGTCATTACCAATCAAAAAATTAGTCAAAACATACCGAGAACAACAAAAGAGTAAAAAAGGACTCCAGAGAATTATTCAGCATAAAACGGAACATACGACAAAAGAATGTGATTTAAGAGGAAAAGATTTGGAAGAGGCCATGTATATTGTGGATAAATATTTAGACGATTCATTTCTCAGCGGGCATGAAGAAATTACCATTATTCATGGAGTAGGGACAGGTGTTTTGAAGCAAGGAATTCAAAAGAAATTAAAGAAACATAGGCTAGTCAAGGGTTATAGGGATGGCATTTATGGCGAAGGCGGTGCTGGAGTTACCATTGTGAAGCTTAATAGATCTTGA
- a CDS encoding B12-binding domain-containing radical SAM protein: MKILLIGINAKFIHTNLAIRYLAKGLSQESIENELVEYTINQHMEDILQEIYLKNCDIVGFSCYIWNIELIKKIVSSLKKLKPDLMILLGGPEVSCEPYQFMVENEGVDLILMGDGEERLPKLIHAISNYDDYSELPGLVFRAKGDIFVNEIPYENKDNKLLQLPDPYTMEDEFHPEKIYYYETSRGCPYQCSFCLSGSQNKLSYLPMHQLKKVLLQLISKKVKQVKLVDRTFNSDGGRAYEIFDFLIRNDNGYTNFHFEIGGELINNELMSVLELASPGLFQFEIGIQSTNEETLQEINRNPRQQKLMNNIQKLIELKTIHIHVDLIAGLPYESYFQFRESFDSIFDLKADMIQLGFLKLIKGSEIKQRRQEYGYIFMEHPPYEVLSNDWISYSEIIRLKNIEKMLNLFWNSGSMRYTLEFISLQPTVSMFRIFDDMSRDWHQNKDIMSNYKYDETIEFLESFLMSRFAEIHKEIYYLMHLDYYKKSKRHKAWYGQNEEKYPVMLSKEDTHLILHDEAFVRNYLPQFFKEPVKKFISKVQIMLVPSDLESVMIPFIKNIGCWEVNKNNSDYYQLNELLENHSLLLFQYEKNQFKRLSEYGIKMIRKKQ, from the coding sequence GTGAAAATATTACTAATTGGAATTAATGCTAAGTTTATCCATACAAACCTGGCGATTCGATATTTAGCAAAGGGTTTATCACAAGAAAGCATCGAAAATGAACTTGTAGAGTATACAATAAATCAGCATATGGAAGATATTTTGCAAGAAATCTATTTGAAAAACTGTGATATTGTTGGTTTTTCCTGTTATATCTGGAACATTGAACTAATCAAAAAAATAGTATCCAGCTTGAAAAAATTAAAGCCTGACCTAATGATTCTTCTGGGAGGACCGGAAGTATCCTGCGAACCTTATCAATTCATGGTGGAGAATGAGGGGGTAGATTTGATTTTAATGGGGGATGGGGAAGAAAGACTTCCGAAATTAATTCATGCTATCAGCAACTACGATGATTATTCTGAACTTCCAGGCCTTGTTTTTAGAGCAAAAGGTGATATCTTTGTTAATGAAATACCTTATGAAAACAAAGATAATAAATTATTACAGCTACCGGATCCTTATACAATGGAGGATGAATTTCATCCAGAGAAAATATATTACTACGAAACATCGCGAGGATGTCCATATCAATGTAGTTTTTGTTTGTCTGGATCACAAAACAAGCTTTCCTATTTGCCGATGCATCAATTAAAAAAGGTGTTATTACAATTGATTTCAAAAAAAGTAAAACAAGTGAAGCTCGTAGACAGAACTTTTAATAGCGATGGTGGAAGAGCCTATGAAATATTTGATTTTTTAATTCGTAATGATAATGGATACACTAATTTTCATTTTGAAATTGGTGGAGAACTAATAAACAATGAACTAATGAGTGTACTTGAGCTAGCTTCACCAGGGCTTTTTCAGTTTGAGATAGGAATACAATCCACCAATGAAGAGACATTGCAGGAAATCAATCGAAATCCTCGGCAACAAAAATTGATGAATAACATTCAAAAGCTTATAGAACTAAAAACAATACATATTCACGTTGACTTAATTGCGGGCCTTCCGTATGAAAGCTATTTTCAATTTAGAGAGTCTTTCGATAGCATTTTTGACCTTAAAGCAGACATGATACAGCTTGGGTTTTTGAAACTAATAAAAGGATCGGAGATTAAGCAACGCCGACAAGAATATGGATATATTTTTATGGAACATCCTCCATATGAAGTGCTTTCTAATGATTGGATTTCCTATTCGGAAATAATACGTCTAAAGAATATTGAAAAAATGCTCAATCTATTTTGGAACTCAGGAAGTATGAGGTATACGCTAGAATTTATTAGTTTGCAACCAACGGTTAGTATGTTTCGTATTTTTGATGACATGAGCCGTGATTGGCATCAGAATAAAGATATAATGAGTAACTATAAGTATGATGAAACAATAGAGTTTCTAGAATCTTTTCTAATGAGCCGTTTTGCGGAAATCCATAAAGAGATATACTATTTGATGCATTTGGATTATTACAAAAAAAGCAAACGACACAAAGCTTGGTATGGACAGAACGAAGAAAAATACCCGGTAATGCTTTCTAAGGAAGACACACATTTAATACTTCATGATGAAGCATTTGTTAGAAACTATTTACCTCAATTTTTCAAAGAACCAGTTAAAAAATTCATTTCTAAAGTGCAAATAATGTTAGTACCTTCTGATTTAGAATCTGTAATGATACCTTTTATAAAGAACATTGGTTGTTGGGAGGTTAATAAGAACAACTCAGACTATTATCAACTAAATGAACTATTAGAAAACCATTCACTATTACTTTTTCAATATGAAAAAAATCAATTTAAGAGATTATCAGAATACGGTATAAAAATGATTAGAAAAAAACAGTAG
- a CDS encoding zinc dependent phospholipase C family protein — MIPQTHVIIANEIYHEVNRTLNLTLDKTQLVYGSIKPDIFSGIPKLKHFKPQSFDVICDEIQTISNSTLTNNQPYISYLSQKIGVITHYIADYFCIPHNDRATYQNHFWEHLKYEGSLHKSFKEKEPFQTHAFELNQNINFTDLSQIKRYLDHLHARYEANEESMDNDVNSSLFAVKSISLLMLQHALSYKEIYKVAA; from the coding sequence TTGATACCGCAAACGCACGTTATTATTGCCAATGAGATATATCATGAAGTTAACCGTACCCTGAACCTTACTCTTGATAAAACTCAACTCGTTTATGGAAGTATAAAGCCTGATATCTTCTCTGGAATTCCTAAACTCAAACATTTTAAACCACAATCCTTTGATGTTATTTGTGATGAAATTCAAACCATATCTAATAGCACATTAACGAATAACCAGCCGTATATATCCTACTTATCACAAAAAATCGGAGTTATTACGCATTATATTGCTGACTATTTCTGCATCCCTCATAATGATCGGGCTACCTATCAGAATCATTTTTGGGAGCATCTAAAATATGAAGGATCATTACACAAAAGCTTCAAAGAAAAAGAACCTTTTCAGACTCATGCTTTTGAACTCAACCAAAATATCAACTTCACAGATCTAAGCCAGATTAAAAGGTATTTAGATCATTTGCATGCACGCTATGAAGCTAATGAAGAGAGTATGGATAATGATGTCAACAGTTCTCTCTTTGCTGTTAAATCCATTTCTTTACTAATGCTTCAACATGCTTTAAGTTATAAAGAGATCTATAAAGTTGCTGCATAA
- a CDS encoding DUF523 domain-containing protein translates to MIAVSACLLGIPCRYDGKAKHYPQIMSKLKDKEIISICPEVLGGLPVPRKPAEIMNGTGSQVLC, encoded by the coding sequence ATGATTGCAGTTAGTGCATGCCTTTTAGGTATTCCTTGTCGATACGATGGAAAAGCCAAACATTATCCTCAAATAATGAGCAAACTGAAGGACAAAGAAATAATTTCAATCTGTCCTGAAGTGTTAGGAGGGTTGCCAGTGCCCAGAAAGCCGGCAGAAATCATGAATGGCACTGGCAGTCAAGTGCTATGTTAG